A section of the Natronolimnobius sp. AArcel1 genome encodes:
- a CDS encoding metal-dependent hydrolase — MWPWEHLIFAYVLYSLLVHVTWRRPPTTRETIAVVVGSQLPDLIDKPLAWTFGITETGYAIGHSIFVFPVVCLAVFAMMDRIPDGRLLTGAFSLAYLSHLITDVLNPMRMGRDPELRVILWPLESPPAHDHGGFLDHFVVYFVRYLNQLVSGGLSEAALVQLTIVLAVSALWLYDGAPLASDCWHALRSRLE, encoded by the coding sequence ATGTGGCCGTGGGAGCACCTCATTTTCGCGTACGTGCTGTATTCGCTGCTGGTCCACGTTACCTGGCGGCGACCGCCCACAACTCGAGAAACAATAGCCGTTGTCGTTGGCTCACAGCTTCCCGATCTGATCGATAAGCCCCTCGCATGGACGTTCGGTATCACCGAGACCGGCTATGCAATCGGGCATTCGATTTTTGTGTTTCCAGTCGTCTGTCTTGCCGTGTTTGCGATGATGGACCGCATTCCAGACGGTCGACTCCTAACAGGGGCGTTTTCGCTGGCGTACCTCTCCCATCTTATCACCGATGTCCTCAACCCGATGCGTATGGGTCGCGACCCGGAGTTACGCGTGATCCTCTGGCCGCTCGAATCGCCGCCAGCCCACGATCACGGCGGCTTCCTCGATCATTTCGTTGTCTACTTCGTTCGGTATCTCAATCAACTCGTGAGCGGCGGTCTCTCCGAGGCCGCTCTCGTGCAACTCACTATTGTGCTTGCCGTGAGTGCCCTCTGGCTATACGACGGTGCCCCACTCGCCAGTGACTGCTGGCACGCACTCCGCTCTCGACTCGAGTAA
- a CDS encoding DoxX family protein has translation MSTTTQNKLESRYAGITLEGHPHALTAWFVVALRLVMGGMILFAGLGKFAIVSGEAFDASGFLIHGVDPASPVSGLFAAMAGNAALLEVINVIVPVTQVLIGVALIAGAFVRLAALGGAIQMAMFYLGGWEGQWLALFDSTLIYAVLFLALGAFAAGRIAGLDRYIEQLTVGGQPLLERFPKLRYVLG, from the coding sequence ATGTCCACAACAACGCAAAACAAACTCGAAAGCCGATACGCGGGAATTACACTTGAAGGACACCCTCACGCGCTGACTGCGTGGTTCGTCGTCGCCCTCCGACTCGTGATGGGCGGCATGATTCTGTTCGCGGGATTGGGCAAGTTCGCAATCGTTAGCGGCGAAGCGTTCGACGCCAGTGGCTTTCTGATTCATGGTGTCGACCCAGCCAGCCCCGTCAGCGGCCTCTTCGCCGCGATGGCCGGTAACGCGGCCCTCCTCGAGGTCATCAACGTCATCGTGCCAGTTACGCAGGTGCTGATCGGCGTTGCGCTGATCGCCGGCGCGTTCGTCCGTCTGGCTGCCCTCGGCGGCGCAATCCAGATGGCAATGTTCTACCTCGGCGGCTGGGAAGGCCAGTGGCTCGCGTTGTTCGACTCGACGCTGATCTACGCCGTCCTGTTCCTGGCACTGGGCGCGTTCGCCGCCGGTCGAATCGCCGGCCTCGACCGCTACATCGAACAACTCACCGTCGGCGGCCAACCGCTCCTCGAGCGGTTCCCCAAACTCCGGTACGTCTTGGGCTAA
- a CDS encoding Lrp/AsnC family transcriptional regulator: MAEIAAQVDVAASTVRNRIESMEETGIIEGYFPKIDYEKANYPLHVLFVCSAPADEREQLAATILDQHGVVDVREMLTSKRNIYVEVVATDTQDLTEITNEFTTTGFSIESSEIITNHYTRPWAEFEFDDEN, translated from the coding sequence ATCGCCGAGATTGCAGCACAGGTCGACGTTGCTGCCAGCACCGTTCGCAACCGTATCGAGAGCATGGAGGAGACAGGCATCATTGAGGGATACTTCCCGAAGATCGATTACGAGAAGGCGAACTATCCGCTGCATGTACTGTTCGTCTGTAGCGCCCCCGCTGATGAGCGCGAACAGTTGGCCGCAACTATACTGGACCAGCATGGTGTCGTTGATGTCCGCGAGATGCTCACCAGCAAGCGCAACATCTACGTTGAAGTCGTCGCCACCGACACCCAAGACTTGACTGAGATCACCAACGAGTTTACGACGACAGGATTCAGTATCGAGTCCTCTGAGATCATTACTAACCACTACACTCGGCCCTGGGCAGAGTTCGAGTTCGATGATGAGAACTAA
- a CDS encoding succinylglutamate desuccinylase/aspartoacylase family protein: MQRETLSRRSVLAIATGCAVTGVGAGTVSGELEEMTSAETGEEDLSRDSVPILEGTVHETTAHVIDAPVDGGTAVVIGGIHGNEVAGYEAAGEIVDWRIDAGTLVVIPEAHAVAVEQGTRSGDDWSDLNRQFPEGADPESDLAQGIWDVLREYDPDVVVDLHESTGLYAGDPVDGVGQAIFHSSGPTAVETATAAADFATEQYVDDSTLAFETGPFSGPNTEPSGLLVHKAARDLDADAYLVETLSTDVALETRVKWHLAITERLVADTVFEDDPDNGHAPDVDEETADQDDDSESSPADDTDDDNGPDDADAPIAEIRPEPETGSELALEAGQSVTLDGTCSSAQTGTLVSAEWDIGATGSFDETGELLEVTAGDNGRDSIVLRVTDDAGRTATESITLSTD, from the coding sequence ATGCAACGCGAGACGCTTTCGCGACGATCTGTATTGGCTATCGCAACTGGCTGCGCGGTCACCGGCGTTGGTGCTGGGACAGTCAGTGGCGAACTCGAGGAGATGACTAGCGCTGAAACGGGTGAGGAAGACCTTTCACGAGACTCGGTTCCGATTCTGGAGGGAACAGTCCACGAAACGACAGCACACGTTATCGACGCACCGGTTGACGGGGGGACCGCTGTTGTTATTGGTGGAATCCACGGCAACGAAGTCGCTGGCTACGAGGCTGCAGGCGAAATCGTTGACTGGCGGATCGATGCCGGAACGCTCGTTGTAATTCCAGAAGCTCACGCAGTCGCTGTCGAACAGGGCACTCGCAGTGGTGACGACTGGAGTGATCTCAATCGGCAGTTCCCCGAAGGTGCGGATCCGGAGTCTGACCTTGCCCAGGGAATCTGGGATGTCCTCCGCGAGTACGACCCTGACGTCGTTGTCGACCTTCACGAATCAACGGGCCTCTATGCTGGCGATCCGGTCGATGGCGTCGGGCAGGCAATCTTTCACTCGAGTGGACCGACCGCGGTCGAAACCGCCACAGCGGCGGCTGACTTCGCGACTGAACAGTACGTTGATGATTCGACACTCGCGTTCGAAACTGGTCCCTTCTCCGGGCCGAACACCGAACCGAGTGGCTTGCTCGTCCATAAGGCTGCACGAGACCTAGATGCTGATGCGTATCTTGTCGAGACACTTTCGACTGACGTCGCTCTCGAGACTCGCGTCAAGTGGCACCTCGCGATCACCGAACGACTCGTCGCCGATACGGTATTCGAGGATGATCCCGACAACGGACACGCACCTGACGTGGATGAGGAGACAGCAGACCAGGACGATGACAGTGAGTCATCTCCAGCGGATGACACGGACGACGACAATGGCCCAGACGACGCGGACGCACCCATCGCCGAAATCAGGCCCGAACCTGAAACTGGTTCAGAACTTGCTCTCGAGGCAGGCCAGAGTGTTACCCTTGATGGGACCTGCTCGAGTGCCCAAACGGGAACCCTGGTTTCCGCCGAGTGGGATATTGGTGCCACTGGTTCGTTCGACGAGACTGGCGAACTTCTCGAGGTTACGGCTGGCGACAACGGCCGGGACTCGATCGTGTTACGGGTGACCGACGACGCCGGTCGAACGGCAACCGAATCGATCACGCTCTCGACGGACTGA
- a CDS encoding asparagine synthase-related protein, which yields MHRELFGVFGDREQFDRVRSTDAFDVVCSGPRLTVGLRDDDLGAPGWSAQYSDDKCCCVVWGELYVPESNSDDPVNSAEWLVDQYERRGHGVLRDLNGSYLVVLDHEEVAEAFVATDPVRSRECFYTDDPGTRVFGTDAAAVGQTVPDPTPDRTGVLEYLHLGVILGEKTALEGLHRLPIDSRLELSGYTPLDRFVYQPEPFDYVDELATRLERALRRRSRLPGKKGVLLSAGYDSRIILSQVDQIDHAYTVGSPDAQEVRGAKRLAAQYGAAHTAFPPDERYLRPDDTKIRYSQGIKESLHIHHAGYTDDIGVDTMYHGLLCDTFFRGHFTARETVDVLDKRIPVGGLESDPNPIDTLLEKFGYSQAASLELADRTAFDESPESFVRAAVGDAFDACQSRAGDVQNTLTCCGIANQPSIPFHAQLSDHFITSFLATDRELIDWHLRTPPAHRTTATFLEACEQVDDSILRHRPPDRPHDVALLNEIEGFVRRKTPFLPSFEPPWPNREHLFETHDFDQRLLDDLESAHPLPARHKLRITDLRGWFDPWAETDPTLQRWLQPIQSINP from the coding sequence ATGCATAGGGAACTCTTTGGCGTCTTCGGTGATCGCGAGCAGTTTGACCGCGTCAGATCGACCGACGCGTTCGATGTGGTCTGTTCCGGCCCGCGGCTAACGGTCGGACTCAGAGACGACGACCTCGGCGCACCTGGTTGGAGCGCACAGTACAGCGACGACAAGTGCTGTTGTGTCGTTTGGGGCGAACTGTACGTCCCTGAATCTAACAGTGACGATCCCGTGAACTCGGCCGAGTGGCTCGTTGACCAGTACGAACGCCGCGGCCACGGCGTTCTTCGAGACCTCAACGGGTCGTATCTCGTTGTCCTCGACCACGAGGAAGTTGCTGAGGCATTCGTCGCAACCGACCCGGTTCGCTCGCGAGAGTGTTTCTACACCGACGATCCCGGGACTCGAGTGTTCGGTACTGACGCTGCAGCCGTTGGTCAGACGGTACCGGACCCAACACCAGATCGAACCGGCGTGCTCGAGTACCTGCATCTTGGCGTCATCCTCGGAGAAAAGACGGCGCTCGAGGGATTGCATCGACTCCCGATCGATAGCCGACTCGAGTTGTCCGGATACACCCCACTCGACCGATTCGTCTATCAGCCCGAACCGTTCGACTACGTAGACGAACTGGCAACCCGGCTCGAACGTGCGCTCAGGCGTCGCTCGAGACTTCCTGGCAAAAAGGGAGTTCTGTTGTCGGCTGGCTATGACTCCCGGATCATCCTCTCTCAGGTCGATCAAATCGACCACGCGTACACGGTCGGCTCACCAGATGCACAGGAGGTACGGGGCGCAAAGCGTCTCGCTGCTCAGTACGGTGCAGCCCACACTGCGTTTCCACCGGACGAACGCTACCTTCGTCCCGATGACACAAAGATTCGGTACTCACAGGGGATCAAAGAGTCGCTGCACATTCACCACGCCGGCTATACCGACGATATCGGCGTCGATACCATGTATCACGGCCTGCTCTGTGATACCTTCTTCCGCGGTCACTTCACCGCACGAGAGACGGTCGATGTCCTCGACAAGCGCATCCCGGTCGGTGGACTCGAGTCTGATCCAAACCCTATCGATACTCTCCTCGAGAAGTTTGGATACAGTCAGGCGGCAAGTCTCGAACTCGCTGACCGAACGGCATTTGACGAATCGCCAGAGTCGTTCGTTAGAGCTGCTGTTGGCGATGCGTTCGATGCCTGTCAATCACGGGCGGGGGATGTCCAGAACACACTGACGTGTTGTGGCATCGCCAATCAGCCATCGATTCCGTTCCACGCCCAGCTTTCGGATCACTTCATCACGTCGTTTCTGGCGACAGATCGCGAACTGATCGACTGGCATCTCCGGACGCCACCAGCCCATCGGACGACGGCGACGTTCCTCGAGGCCTGCGAGCAGGTCGATGATTCGATTCTTCGCCATCGGCCACCGGACCGCCCCCATGATGTCGCACTTCTCAACGAAATCGAAGGCTTTGTTCGTCGGAAGACACCGTTTCTCCCCTCCTTCGAACCGCCATGGCCGAATCGTGAACACCTCTTCGAAACACATGACTTCGACCAGCGACTGTTGGATGATCTCGAGTCGGCTCATCCACTGCCAGCCCGACACAAACTTCGGATCACCGATCTCCGTGGCTGGTTCGATCCGTGGGCCGAGACGGACCCTACACTTCAACGATGGCTCCAGCCCATCCAGTCGATCAATCCGTAG
- a CDS encoding ATP-binding protein has translation MTFYDREDELASLETAYSSPGHAFYVVYGRRRVGKTALLKAFCADRPHLYYLAAQEAEDRQREKFVEQVADAFDDRVPRIDGWDDAFEYLGEKLETESRVVVIDEFPYLVDENDSLPSYIQSFVDEQLQNTDSMLVLCGSSVSTMESEVLGHESPLYGRRTGQIDLQPFSFQQAYDVISDDIADAIRSYSITGGTPMYLTLFDYDDSLAENIQTHILSPTAMLYNEPEFLLRTELRNPARYLSILEAVALGQTTPNEIAGATGIDSGPLSKYLQTLRRLRLLEREVPVTATRKKSKRSRYRVADEFLRFWFRYVEPNRSSIEEAPSIVFEGTIEPDLPTHVATTFEDICNEAVWELIRRGELEPYSEVGRWWYGEDEIDIVGLAPNDDRVLLAECKWTTDPVGYGLVDDLQKKATNVRWGPKDRSEHFVLFSKSGFVDGLASELDESWLLVDLDDLEQVFSGPPNA, from the coding sequence ATGACCTTCTACGACCGGGAGGACGAACTCGCGTCACTTGAGACAGCATATTCATCGCCTGGTCACGCTTTCTACGTGGTTTACGGACGCCGACGCGTCGGAAAGACTGCGCTTCTCAAAGCGTTTTGTGCTGATCGCCCCCATCTGTATTATCTCGCCGCGCAGGAGGCAGAAGATCGTCAACGTGAAAAGTTCGTCGAACAGGTCGCCGATGCGTTCGATGATCGTGTGCCTAGAATCGACGGTTGGGACGACGCATTCGAGTATCTCGGTGAGAAGCTCGAGACAGAGAGTCGAGTCGTTGTCATTGACGAATTTCCGTACTTAGTCGACGAAAACGACTCGCTCCCGTCGTATATTCAATCGTTCGTCGACGAGCAACTCCAAAACACCGACTCGATGCTCGTCTTGTGTGGCTCGAGCGTGAGTACGATGGAATCTGAGGTACTCGGCCATGAAAGCCCGCTGTACGGTCGTCGAACTGGACAGATCGACCTTCAGCCGTTTTCGTTCCAGCAAGCCTACGACGTGATCTCTGACGATATCGCGGATGCGATCCGGTCGTACTCCATCACCGGAGGGACACCGATGTATCTCACGCTCTTCGACTACGACGACTCACTAGCCGAGAATATCCAGACGCACATCCTTTCGCCGACAGCAATGCTGTACAACGAGCCGGAGTTTCTACTTCGAACCGAGCTTCGAAATCCGGCCCGCTACTTGAGTATCCTCGAGGCGGTGGCACTCGGGCAGACGACACCGAACGAAATAGCAGGAGCGACTGGCATCGATTCCGGGCCGCTTTCGAAGTATCTCCAGACGCTTCGTCGCCTTCGACTCCTCGAGCGTGAGGTTCCGGTCACAGCAACCAGAAAAAAGTCCAAGCGCTCCCGGTACCGAGTTGCGGATGAGTTTCTCCGATTCTGGTTCCGCTACGTCGAGCCAAATCGCTCGAGTATCGAAGAAGCGCCGTCTATCGTTTTTGAGGGGACAATTGAGCCAGATTTACCAACACACGTTGCGACAACGTTCGAGGATATTTGCAACGAGGCCGTCTGGGAGCTCATCAGACGAGGTGAACTGGAGCCGTACTCCGAGGTGGGTCGATGGTGGTACGGGGAAGACGAGATCGATATCGTCGGCCTCGCACCCAACGACGACCGGGTACTCCTCGCCGAATGCAAATGGACCACTGATCCGGTTGGCTACGGGCTCGTTGATGACCTTCAAAAAAAGGCCACAAACGTTCGCTGGGGGCCGAAAGATCGATCCGAGCACTTTGTCCTGTTTTCGAAAAGCGGCTTCGTCGATGGCCTCGCTTCGGAACTCGACGAGAGTTGGTTGCTGGTCGACTTGGACGACCTCGAGCAGGTGTTCTCAGGCCCTCCCAACGCTTGA
- a CDS encoding polysaccharide deacetylase family protein yields the protein MSQHRSTRRRLLALSGAAGLTGIAGCADRLDSITGDNGDVGADNGNESENESETGADIDDGDGPAAPVDGVPELETEYDSREQYRQPGHQLDDFSDLDQWEVVQGSGEADEDVVFDGDQSFRLESDGEENIVAERSLEGEDLTEMDLSVAVRTSTPQNITINLRLVDQFGSERVHSLREVTYREPDIGWFRASPGVFEQDDYEPTMDHLDRLEIQVLHSMDEAEVWIDDVRTHERPDQGYVMLVWDDGFSDYYETASPLHDEFDFQTVQAPVPQWTEQGRDGIMSVSELQERQEAGDQIVVHGTHEPIHEYDDEDAIDARLRQDKHWFIQNDFEGANYIVFPHNSFDNTSLEYTTQYHYCGGFNQAGDVNTTSVYGFDPLVLPRTIGHDLEISKRCVDLAAEHNQCTILNFHAFDEDNTMPADDYEELLEHIDDADVEVITFDDLWEMRTEPHY from the coding sequence ATGTCACAGCACCGTTCGACACGCCGACGACTCCTTGCACTCTCGGGCGCAGCAGGACTCACCGGTATCGCAGGCTGTGCAGACCGACTTGACTCGATTACCGGCGACAACGGCGATGTCGGAGCTGACAACGGCAACGAAAGCGAGAACGAGTCCGAAACCGGCGCCGATATCGATGATGGCGACGGACCGGCCGCGCCCGTCGACGGCGTCCCGGAACTCGAAACCGAGTACGACAGTCGCGAGCAGTACCGCCAACCTGGCCACCAACTCGACGATTTCAGTGACCTCGACCAGTGGGAAGTCGTGCAGGGATCTGGCGAGGCAGATGAAGACGTCGTCTTCGATGGCGACCAGAGCTTCCGACTCGAGTCCGACGGCGAGGAGAATATCGTTGCAGAGCGCAGTCTCGAGGGCGAAGACCTGACGGAAATGGACCTGTCGGTTGCCGTTCGAACGTCGACACCGCAGAACATCACGATCAACCTGCGACTCGTCGATCAGTTCGGAAGCGAGCGTGTGCACTCGCTGCGCGAGGTTACCTATCGCGAACCCGATATCGGCTGGTTCCGCGCAAGTCCTGGCGTTTTCGAGCAAGACGACTACGAACCCACAATGGACCATCTTGACCGTCTTGAAATTCAGGTACTGCACTCAATGGATGAGGCTGAGGTCTGGATTGACGACGTACGAACGCACGAGCGCCCCGATCAGGGGTACGTGATGCTAGTCTGGGATGACGGGTTCTCGGACTACTACGAGACTGCATCACCTCTCCACGACGAGTTCGACTTCCAGACGGTACAGGCACCGGTCCCACAGTGGACCGAGCAAGGTCGTGACGGGATTATGTCCGTCTCCGAACTCCAAGAGCGCCAGGAGGCAGGCGACCAGATCGTCGTCCACGGAACGCATGAGCCAATTCACGAGTACGACGATGAGGACGCAATCGACGCCCGACTTCGACAGGACAAACACTGGTTCATCCAGAACGACTTCGAAGGTGCGAACTACATCGTCTTCCCGCACAACAGCTTCGATAACACGAGCCTCGAGTACACCACACAGTATCACTACTGCGGCGGGTTCAACCAGGCAGGCGACGTCAACACGACGAGTGTCTACGGCTTCGATCCGCTGGTGCTTCCCCGAACAATCGGCCACGACCTCGAGATCTCGAAACGCTGTGTGGATCTCGCCGCAGAGCACAACCAGTGTACCATCCTGAACTTCCACGCCTTCGACGAAGACAACACGATGCCCGCGGACGACTACGAGGAACTCCTCGAGCACATCGACGACGCCGATGTCGAGGTTATCACGTTCGACGACCTCTGGGAGATGCGGACAGAACCACACTATTAA
- a CDS encoding XapX domain-containing protein, which produces MGSTLVLALLAGVFVGALFSVIQIPIPAPPSLPGVLGIIGIFLGYKGVEWVGVKIDLLAMLSAVF; this is translated from the coding sequence ATGGGTTCAACACTCGTTTTGGCCTTGCTGGCAGGGGTCTTCGTCGGGGCCCTATTTAGTGTGATACAAATCCCCATCCCAGCCCCACCAAGTCTCCCCGGTGTCCTCGGAATTATCGGAATCTTTCTGGGATATAAGGGAGTTGAGTGGGTAGGCGTGAAGATCGATCTCTTAGCGATGCTTTCGGCCGTTTTCTGA
- a CDS encoding DUF1616 domain-containing protein — protein MSNTNWWFFDLTLVIVIAGGLSFGIISGISGIGRILLAIPLICFLPGYALVSALFPDEPNEAYQLFDEGKTGLGNPLLASGGLESIERIVLSIVFSVAIVPTITLFASVSPRGVTLEPVLFGIAGVTILCALVSIVARYRCTPTRRYTPSVRSMVPVFTAQATLYDRPSTRAYNIAIVVGLVLVAGTVGFAVANPPQHDGFTEFAIESEGVDGDQETMYEATFEDEDSHELETTITNHEHEERTYTTVVLLEDVSYGDGNESSVTVHEQDEVDRQTETVADGETVHQTLDVTPTMTDSELRLTLLLYDDEPPSEPTAENAYRAIQLPMEGT, from the coding sequence ATGAGCAACACCAACTGGTGGTTTTTCGACCTCACACTGGTGATCGTCATCGCTGGCGGCCTTTCGTTTGGCATTATTTCCGGAATCAGTGGCATCGGACGAATCCTCCTTGCGATTCCGCTCATCTGCTTCCTTCCGGGGTATGCGCTCGTTTCAGCGCTGTTTCCAGATGAGCCAAACGAGGCATACCAGTTGTTTGATGAGGGCAAAACCGGACTCGGAAATCCGTTACTCGCAAGCGGCGGCCTCGAGTCAATCGAACGAATAGTCTTATCAATTGTTTTTAGCGTTGCTATCGTTCCCACGATCACCCTTTTTGCGTCCGTGTCCCCTAGGGGTGTGACCCTCGAACCGGTACTGTTCGGGATCGCGGGTGTAACCATTCTGTGTGCACTCGTCTCAATCGTCGCTCGATACCGTTGCACACCTACTCGTCGCTATACACCATCGGTTCGGTCCATGGTCCCAGTATTCACGGCTCAAGCGACGCTGTATGACCGTCCCAGTACTCGAGCGTACAACATTGCAATCGTCGTCGGTCTGGTTCTTGTTGCTGGGACCGTTGGCTTTGCCGTTGCTAACCCGCCACAGCATGACGGCTTCACCGAATTTGCAATCGAGAGCGAGGGCGTCGACGGTGACCAAGAGACAATGTACGAGGCAACGTTCGAGGACGAGGACTCACACGAACTCGAGACGACGATTACGAACCACGAGCACGAAGAACGGACGTACACAACCGTCGTCTTGCTCGAGGACGTGAGTTACGGCGATGGGAACGAAAGCTCTGTCACTGTCCATGAGCAGGATGAGGTGGACCGACAGACGGAGACGGTCGCTGATGGCGAAACCGTTCACCAGACGCTCGATGTGACGCCGACGATGACCGACTCGGAACTCCGACTGACGCTGTTGCTGTACGATGATGAGCCGCCATCGGAGCCGACGGCCGAAAACGCCTATCGCGCAATCCAACTTCCGATGGAGGGAACATAA
- a CDS encoding transcriptional regulator: protein MTIHSPRDSTIHRERATLDDLFEVLSKPIRRCILTMLADANPRDEPSFSPRDFTSTEQREDIMARLHHTDLPKLDDAGFIEWEPDSKTITRGPRFDEVEPLITLLTDNQDELPAGWP, encoded by the coding sequence ATGACCATCCATTCGCCACGCGATTCGACTATTCACCGAGAGCGTGCGACACTTGACGACCTCTTCGAGGTACTCAGCAAGCCCATTCGACGCTGTATCCTGACCATGCTTGCCGACGCGAACCCAAGAGACGAACCCTCGTTCAGTCCACGTGACTTTACTTCCACCGAGCAACGCGAAGATATCATGGCACGGCTGCACCACACTGACCTCCCGAAACTCGACGATGCGGGATTTATCGAGTGGGAACCTGATTCAAAGACGATCACGCGTGGGCCGCGCTTCGATGAAGTCGAACCGCTGATAACGCTGCTGACCGACAACCAAGATGAGCTTCCAGCAGGGTGGCCCTAA
- a CDS encoding sugar-transfer associated ATP-grasp domain-containing protein — translation MNVRQLYHTVRGVQDLAATERSSTVSRPLKRRLWLWRRGFLTRSDALYDLEESTYRDYVTDYRRFVRSKRVNGTWSVALSNKLLFHRVMQPFDAHRMAVYGMLRDGTYHPIDDSAESVGPQELTDGGPAITGVPEPSVSHQQDGEQDQSVDTQGTQADNVTTRNAAQRVVERLEAEGRLVLKWVRGGGGNNVLLCTRTEAGYRVNGDSYTEAEFRSLVSTLEEYLVCEYVEQGPFAAGLYPETPNTLRIITMYDAAAGEPFIAAAIHRMGTSDSVPLDNFSQGGLSAAIDPETGELSNGAQLPIDGTVAWHSRHPDTDAQVEGAHVPGWSHIRERILEMADACSFVPYVGWDILVADDDGSFTVIEANSYPGLKSIQVHGPLLTDDRVRRFYERHGVC, via the coding sequence GTGAACGTCCGACAGCTCTATCACACGGTCAGAGGCGTACAGGATTTGGCGGCGACCGAGCGTTCATCCACCGTCTCGAGGCCACTCAAACGCCGCCTTTGGCTCTGGCGTCGCGGGTTCTTGACCCGTTCTGATGCCCTCTATGACCTCGAGGAATCGACGTATCGAGACTACGTCACCGACTACCGGCGGTTTGTCCGTTCGAAGCGGGTCAATGGAACGTGGTCGGTCGCGCTCTCGAACAAACTCCTCTTTCACCGGGTGATGCAGCCGTTCGACGCCCATCGGATGGCGGTCTACGGCATGCTTCGAGATGGGACGTACCATCCAATCGACGACAGTGCTGAGAGTGTCGGCCCGCAAGAATTGACTGACGGCGGACCGGCCATCACGGGTGTGCCTGAGCCCAGCGTGAGCCACCAACAAGACGGAGAACAGGATCAATCCGTGGACACGCAGGGGACGCAAGCGGACAATGTCACAACTCGAAACGCTGCCCAGCGGGTCGTCGAACGCCTCGAAGCCGAAGGCCGTCTCGTCCTCAAGTGGGTTCGAGGCGGTGGCGGGAACAACGTCTTGCTGTGTACTCGCACCGAGGCGGGCTATCGGGTCAACGGCGACTCCTACACTGAGGCCGAGTTTCGGTCGCTAGTCTCCACTCTCGAGGAGTACCTTGTCTGTGAGTACGTCGAACAGGGCCCGTTCGCGGCCGGTCTGTATCCGGAGACGCCGAACACGCTTCGCATCATCACTATGTACGACGCGGCAGCCGGTGAGCCGTTCATCGCCGCAGCGATCCATCGGATGGGGACGAGTGACTCCGTCCCACTCGATAACTTCTCTCAGGGCGGTCTTTCGGCGGCCATCGATCCCGAGACCGGGGAGCTTAGCAATGGCGCGCAACTGCCCATCGACGGGACGGTTGCGTGGCACTCTCGACATCCAGACACCGACGCACAGGTCGAGGGCGCTCACGTTCCCGGCTGGTCCCACATTCGAGAGCGCATCCTCGAGATGGCTGACGCCTGCTCGTTCGTTCCCTACGTCGGCTGGGACATCCTCGTTGCCGATGATGACGGGTCGTTCACCGTCATCGAGGCCAACAGCTACCCCGGACTGAAATCAATTCAGGTGCACGGCCCGCTGCTGACGGATGATCGTGTGCGGCGGTTTTACGAGCGCCACGGCGTCTGTTGA